The proteins below are encoded in one region of Parvicella tangerina:
- a CDS encoding Ig-like domain-containing protein, with amino-acid sequence MNKSILYCLVLVVIGFAQCAQQTSLGGGDRDTTPPQLDSTKTVVPANGTLNFQASRIIIPFDEYVQLKDKEKQILITPFLETPPEIYVKGKKVIVDFKAPLENNTTYIINFGKSIIDLTEGNEMVNYRYVFSTGSYIDSLKYSASVYDAFNKTPVEGAYVMLYKDHQDSVLLKKKPNYFGVTDAMGNCTIENIASGTYKVLTFQEDNGNYLWEPDNEMIGYSNRLFNAAQDTIVDTMTVFSNQPDELNIEEAMITSSGKGWVAFNQALDKDYRPENDSLVKSFAYKNTVKINPTRDTLFFFVKPTLEAGKKHPVGIQSTTRKTLIPLQPDTSLTFRTNISSGLKPGENPRFQFSQPLSDINELKIEVKTEDKSVQHELVKSGTNGLIIAADWQESVSYEIHLLPGAVRSYRNIENDTIAAYFDVLRPNDVGALATTIAAPKGQYIVELLNEGKVVDRAMLSGTELSKTYGNLLPGTYFLRIIFDENTNGVWDTGSYFDNKQPERIEYYMDPIQIKKGWDMDINWEIRD; translated from the coding sequence CCCACAGCTGGACTCTACGAAAACGGTAGTTCCTGCTAACGGAACCCTTAACTTTCAAGCTAGTAGGATTATCATTCCATTTGATGAATATGTTCAACTAAAAGATAAAGAAAAACAGATCCTCATCACCCCATTTCTTGAAACGCCTCCAGAGATTTACGTCAAGGGGAAAAAGGTAATTGTTGACTTCAAGGCTCCGCTGGAAAATAACACCACCTACATCATCAATTTTGGAAAAAGCATTATCGACTTGACGGAAGGGAATGAAATGGTCAACTACCGTTATGTGTTTTCTACAGGATCCTACATCGATTCTTTGAAGTATAGTGCCTCTGTATACGATGCCTTTAATAAAACACCTGTTGAAGGGGCTTACGTTATGCTATACAAAGACCATCAAGACTCTGTTTTACTCAAGAAAAAGCCTAATTATTTTGGCGTTACAGACGCTATGGGTAATTGCACCATTGAAAACATTGCGAGTGGAACCTATAAAGTATTGACTTTTCAGGAGGACAACGGCAACTATTTATGGGAGCCAGATAATGAAATGATTGGCTATTCCAATAGGCTATTCAATGCTGCACAAGACACGATTGTAGACACCATGACCGTCTTTTCAAACCAACCTGATGAGTTGAATATAGAAGAAGCAATGATCACCTCCAGTGGCAAAGGTTGGGTAGCATTTAATCAAGCACTCGACAAAGATTATAGACCTGAAAATGATTCATTGGTCAAGTCTTTTGCCTATAAAAACACAGTTAAAATTAATCCAACCAGGGACACTCTCTTCTTTTTTGTTAAGCCCACTTTAGAGGCCGGTAAGAAGCACCCTGTTGGAATCCAGTCAACAACCAGAAAGACGCTAATTCCACTACAACCAGATACTTCACTAACCTTTCGTACGAATATTTCCAGCGGGTTAAAGCCAGGTGAAAATCCTCGTTTCCAATTTTCTCAACCACTATCAGACATAAACGAGCTGAAAATCGAAGTTAAAACTGAGGATAAAAGTGTTCAGCATGAACTGGTCAAATCTGGAACGAATGGGTTAATCATAGCAGCAGACTGGCAAGAAAGTGTGAGCTATGAAATACATCTATTACCAGGTGCCGTTCGCTCCTATCGAAACATTGAAAACGACACTATTGCGGCTTATTTTGATGTCTTAAGACCGAATGATGTTGGAGCATTGGCAACTACTATTGCGGCACCAAAAGGACAGTACATTGTTGAATTGCTGAATGAGGGAAAAGTAGTTGATCGTGCTATGCTATCGGGAACTGAACTCTCAAAAACCTACGGCAATCTCCTTCCCGGAACTTACTTTCTGAGAATCATATTTGACGAAAACACCAACGGGGTCTGGGATACTGGAAGCTATTTTGATAACAAACAACCCGAACGTATCGAATATTACATGGATCCTATTCAAATCAAGAAAGGTTGGGACATGGATATCAACTGGGAGATTAGAGATTAG